From Luteolibacter arcticus, one genomic window encodes:
- a CDS encoding M20/M25/M40 family metallo-hydrolase: MTKDDREFLFSLLQTPSPTGFEMPGQRVWADHLRPFATEVACDAYGSTWARLEGKSPRTVMLAAHADEIGYMIKTIQSDGFIRLDRIGGSDVATARGRRIIFAGDKGPVPGIIGNTAIHLRRDNGGDEKAPHVHELWVDVGASSAKEVATLGLRVGHPAVYEDGPAELAHKRLIGRALDNRIGGYIIAQVLKQIAKSKKKPAFSLLCLNAVQEEIGGHGAMMATYRHNPDACVCLDVTHATDTPGIDSTKHGAVKLGGGPTVTHGTANHPLVVKRLMEVASKGKIPVQHEASSRFTGTDTDKIFHMREGVPSALVSLPLRCMHSVVETAHLDDIERTIDLLAGFVLSLGAKDTFHQSL; the protein is encoded by the coding sequence ATGACGAAAGACGACCGGGAGTTTCTTTTCAGCCTGCTCCAGACGCCCAGCCCCACCGGTTTCGAGATGCCCGGCCAGCGGGTGTGGGCGGACCACCTCCGGCCCTTCGCCACGGAAGTCGCCTGCGACGCCTACGGATCCACCTGGGCCCGGCTCGAAGGCAAATCGCCGCGCACCGTGATGCTGGCCGCCCACGCCGACGAAATCGGCTACATGATCAAGACGATCCAATCCGACGGTTTCATCCGTCTCGACCGCATCGGCGGCAGCGACGTGGCGACCGCACGCGGGCGGCGGATCATTTTCGCCGGCGACAAAGGACCGGTCCCCGGCATCATCGGCAACACCGCGATTCACCTCCGCCGTGACAATGGCGGCGACGAAAAGGCACCGCATGTCCACGAGCTATGGGTGGATGTGGGCGCTTCCAGCGCGAAGGAAGTCGCCACGCTCGGCCTGCGCGTCGGCCACCCGGCGGTCTATGAAGACGGCCCCGCGGAACTCGCCCACAAACGCCTGATCGGTCGGGCGCTGGATAACCGTATCGGCGGCTACATCATCGCCCAGGTCCTGAAACAGATCGCCAAGTCGAAGAAGAAGCCGGCCTTTTCCCTGCTCTGCCTGAATGCCGTGCAGGAGGAAATCGGCGGCCACGGCGCGATGATGGCGACTTACCGTCACAATCCCGACGCCTGCGTTTGCCTCGACGTCACTCACGCGACCGACACCCCGGGGATCGATTCGACCAAGCATGGTGCCGTGAAGCTCGGCGGCGGACCCACCGTGACCCACGGCACGGCGAACCACCCGTTGGTGGTGAAACGCCTGATGGAGGTCGCCTCCAAGGGCAAGATCCCGGTCCAGCACGAGGCCAGCAGCCGCTTCACCGGCACCGACACGGACAAGATTTTCCACATGCGCGAGGGGGTCCCGAGTGCGTTGGTGTCCCTGCCCTTGCGCTGCATGCACTCGGTCGTCGAAACCGCCCATCTGGACGACATCGAGCGGACCATCGATCTCCTCGCCGGATTCGTGCTATCGCTCGGTGCCAAGGACACGTTCCACCAGTCCCTATGA
- a CDS encoding glycerophosphodiester phosphodiesterase → MKPILTLAAGLMAATAMHAAEPFLVAHRGASHDAPENTLPAFGLAWKQGADAIEGDFHLTRDGKIVCLHDYDTKRVSGTKKVVKDSTLAELQALDAGAWFKPEFKGTKLPTLREVAATVPAGKKFYVEVKCGPEIVPAMLEDLAASGLKDEQIVVISFQAPVIAEVKKVKPAYKACWLSSFAKESPLDPGTDEVLATLRKIKADGFSSKADERLDEGYLKAIRDSGFEYHCWTVDEVATARRFLDLGALSVTTNRPEFLRKGLSGVPPVAAP, encoded by the coding sequence ATGAAGCCGATTCTCACCCTTGCCGCCGGCCTGATGGCCGCGACTGCCATGCACGCTGCCGAGCCTTTTCTGGTCGCCCACCGGGGCGCGTCCCACGATGCGCCGGAAAACACCCTGCCTGCGTTCGGGCTTGCGTGGAAACAGGGGGCCGATGCGATCGAGGGCGACTTCCACCTGACCCGGGACGGCAAGATCGTCTGCCTGCACGACTACGATACCAAGCGCGTGTCGGGGACCAAGAAGGTCGTGAAGGACAGCACGCTGGCCGAGCTCCAGGCGCTGGATGCGGGCGCGTGGTTCAAGCCCGAATTCAAGGGCACCAAGTTGCCGACCCTGCGCGAGGTCGCGGCCACGGTGCCGGCGGGGAAGAAGTTCTATGTCGAGGTGAAGTGCGGTCCGGAGATCGTGCCGGCGATGTTAGAAGACCTCGCGGCCTCCGGCTTGAAGGACGAGCAGATCGTGGTCATTTCCTTCCAAGCCCCGGTGATCGCCGAGGTGAAGAAAGTGAAGCCTGCTTACAAGGCCTGCTGGTTGTCCTCCTTCGCCAAGGAGTCGCCGCTCGATCCGGGCACGGATGAAGTGCTGGCCACGCTGCGCAAGATCAAGGCGGACGGCTTTAGCTCGAAGGCGGATGAGCGTCTCGATGAAGGCTATCTGAAAGCGATCCGCGATTCCGGCTTCGAGTATCACTGCTGGACCGTGGACGAAGTCGCCACCGCGCGACGCTTCCTCGATCTCGGTGCGCTTTCGGTCACCACGAACCGTCCCGAATTCCTACGCAAGGGTCTCAGCGGGGTTCCTCCAGTGGCAGCACCTTAA